In the genome of Fusarium fujikuroi IMI 58289 draft genome, chromosome FFUJ_chr02, one region contains:
- a CDS encoding related to SNF5-component of SWI/SNF transcription activator complex encodes MTSSRPRGDVGGSFASRRGHSSQLSISDPSHHVTEAIGTLYGDEDDSGSEGGRPLSVNRPLSFIGGPTPYQESLPRPPPDDRFLSVDTRRGLKRTDSESSAGETSPVNGDPTKRPQPLSQGQRSNSFEQGPKSPLSPTLSLRDVQADSQFSLTNIDNPNDIAQELSNLQALRRLSMDVGNNKDPDMPPMSLMAMPTIAPSGDDDENDPSRLLWVPARVHPELAPGEFKSFLENRVHSIRRRSGDSFLSADTDTSEGDSGAGGLRRKKSMLSRQIDNTEGGALGYVDGAERLDRRRSRGHSHELSLEELVKDPTKAVQKFAQESQVAPSGPESNADDMPILPAAPGMGLRRSTRTTYRKGGSLRTGPLARRSGHRQQPSEDSNFAPLEAPPGHGLTRVQSEPVADNYSQQNRTVKRSHKFSQESVEDFDSYDETRQGANNSELKRAETFQDQLSIRSSPSLPTIETSTYQDARDQHEQKFPKRSSSQNAKTHPVSQRMSEPEPVIEEEPSRPSRRSIGRQPASQSPQQQHTSRSSYPQSQSLNDNLAANPSLLPGSGSSRTDSLTFIPTLNQDERKPEKKSKKDRDDDSSSTKSSGSAWKWFKSTSDDKEKKKEESKKSKTKSLGERVQDNVRLDVIQTSIDKNAPKGRESLVLDRDNVESKLQEERKKESHRKSDSKRDKDGSIFSSIFGGSKKKEEKERNAKKTQHLKVPEEPVYKPLVPDVDYHWTRFPLLEERAIYRMAHIKLANPRRPLLSQVLLSNFMYSYLAIVQAMHPQMNVPISPQQKRLEEEARRKQQEQEYLAQQQMREEQDAQEAMDQYDFDYHRAAVQYGESGNGEVDYVDDAQIYEDEHGTDHHQDYGYDDPEGYGPGSKEYYHQYHDNENDRRQDGREDMW; translated from the exons ATG ACATCATCTCGACCCCGCGGCGATGTTGGCGGCAGTTTTGCCAGCAGACGCGGCCATTCCAGTCAACTTTCGATTTCTGATCCAAGCCATCATGTCACCGAGGCTATTGGTACTCTGTatggtgatgaggacgatTCAGGATCAGAAGGTGGCCGACCATTGAGTGTAAATCGCCCACTGAGCTTCATAGGCGGCCCGACACCTTACCAAGAATCGCTCCCTCGACCACCCCCAGATGACCGATTTCTGTCTGTAGACACACGAAGAGGACTTAAGCGAACCGATTCCGAATCGTCCGCCGGCGAGACATCACCTGTTAATGGCGACCCGACCAAACGCCCTCAACCGCTTTCACAAGGCCAGCGAAGTAACTCATTTGAACAAGGACCAAAATCACCGTTATCTCCCACGCTTTCACTTCGTGATGTTCAGGCCGACTCGCAATTTTCTCTCACGAACATTGATAATCCGAATGACATCGCTCAGGAGTTGAGTAATTTACAGGCCCTCAGGCGGCTGTCGATGGATGTTGGAAACAACAAGGATCCTGATATGCCACCCATGTCTTTAATGGCTATGCCGACTATAGCACCAAGTggtgacgacgatgagaacGACCCTTCAAGACTCCTTTGGGTGCCTGCTAGAGTGCATCCAGAGTTAGCTCCCGGCGAGTTCAAGTCGTTTCTTGAAAACAGGGTTCATTCGATAAGACGAAGATCTGGAGACTCTTTTCTATCTGCCGATACCGATACCAGTGAAGGCGACTCGGGAGCTGGGGGCctaagaagaaaaaagtcCATGCTGTCACGACAAATAGACAACACAGAAGGCGGTGCTCTCGGTTACGTCGATGGTGCTGAGCGATTAGATCGAAGACGCTCCCGGGGCCACAGCCATGAACTCAGTCTGGAAGAACTCGTCAAAGATCCCACGAAAGCCGTGCAGAAATTCGCTCAAGAATCTCAAGTGGCACCCTCTGGACCTGAGAGCAATGCAGACGATATGCCAATTCTGCCTGCTGCCCCAGGTATGGGACTGCGGAGGTCAACCCGAACAACATATCGCAAGGGCGGTAGTCTACGTACTGGACCACTGGCTCGACGGTCTGGACATAGACAACAACCTAGTGAGGATTCGAATTTTGCTCCTCTGGAAGCACCACCCGGTCACGGTCTTACGCGAGTCCAGTCGGAGCCTGTGGCAGACAACTACTCCCAACAAAATCGCACGGTCAAGCGATCACACAAGTTCTCTCAGGAGTCAGTGGAAGATTTCGATTCATATGATGAAACAAGGCAAGGGGCCAATAACAGCGAGCTCAAACGTGCAGAGACATTTCAAGACCAGCTATCTATCCGATCTTCACCGAGTCTTCCAACGATTGAGACCTCAACTTACCAAGACGCTCGCGATCAGCATGAACAGAAGTTTCCAAAACGGTCATCATCCCAAAACGCAAAGACTCACCCTGTTTCTCAAAGAATGTCGGAACCCGAACCCGTGATAGAGGAAGAACCTAGCCGTCCAAGTCGACGAAGCATTGGCCGACAGCCTGCGTCTCAGTCCCCACAACAGCAACACACCTCTCGATCATCATATCCCCAAAGCCAATCCTTAAACGATAATCTTGCGGCAAACCCTTCACTACTTCCTGGAAGCGGCTCATCGCGAACTGATAGCCTCACTTTCATACCAACACTGAACCAGGATGAGCGAAAACCCGAAAAGAAATCGAAGAAGGACCGGGACGACGATTCAAGTTCGACCAAGTCTTCCGGAAGCGCCTGGAAATGGTTCAAGAGTACAAGTGAtgataaagaaaagaagaaagaagagagtaagaagtccaagaccaAATCACTCGGCGAAAGAGTTCAAGACAACGTACGGTTAGATGTTATTCAAACATCGATTGATAAAAATGCACCCAAGGGCCGTGAGAGTCTGGTCCTTGACCGTGACAACGTGGAAAGCAAGTTACAGGAAGAACGAAAGAAGGAGAGCCACCGCAAGAGTGATTCCAAGAGGGACAAGGATGGCAGtatcttctcttccatcttcggTGGaagtaagaagaaggaggagaaagagcgAAATGCGAAGAAGACACAACACCTCAAGGTTCCTGAGGAGCCAGTATATAAGCCCCTAGTCCCAGATGTGGATTACCATTGGACAAGATTTCCTCTTCTCGAGGAGAGAGCGATATATCGAATGGCTCATATTAAGTTGGCCAACCCCCGTCGGCCCTTGCTCAGCCAAGTTCTACTGAGCAACTTCATGTATAGTTACCTGGCTATAGTTCAGGCGATGCATCCTCAAATGAACGTGCCCATTTCGCCGCAACAGAAACgtttggaggaagaagctcGACGGAAGCAACAAGAGCAGGAATATCTGGCTCAACAGCAAATGCGCGAAGAGCAAGATgcccaagaagccatggatCAATACGACTTCGATTATCATCGG GCCGCGGTACAATACGGCGAGTCTGGTAACGGAGAGGTTGATTATGTTGACGATGCTCAGATTTATGAGGATGAGCATGGCACagatcaccaccaagactaTGGCTACGACGATCCAGAAGGGTACGGACCAGGATCCAAGGAATACTACCATCAGTACCATGACAATGAGAACGATCGTCGGCAGGATGGGCGAGAGGATATGTGGTGA
- a CDS encoding probable MOT2-transcriptional repressor, translating to MAPQDSFIEDEEDTCPLCIEEFDLSDRNFRPCPCGYQVCQFCFNNIKNNMNGLCPACRRPYDEKTIQWKVVTQEEVAEFRANIQKNQKKRALDQRQKELQKREAEKENRKNLIGVRVVQKNLVYITGLAPTVREDELLKTLRKPEFFGQYGNIQKISISNRKSSDGQHQSLGIYVTFERPEEATRCIQAVHGSHNGDRVLKAQHGTTKYCSAWLKNEKCGNPGCMFLHEQGDEEDSYSRQDLSSMNSIGSQRPLPGGSSRSASRQQISHPTPPPVVSHPMTRSISKEGSENGTDGSALPSSANWARNPQRSRRGSLATSGAASSPAISTAQPVTAEPVPEEAVEEEDEDELEEEEPQQSELVAGPSSSRTREPESPAQAQESPDTWLKEIYKTLQSCPMPIFPDFDEDQYPPMFDPRGGEKRRAMREEEDSRLTGEQEEQPEVHEPSEGEPETGGSLALGGEPEDRDTSSDNRGFDRRPSTQPPIQRLSTDGLFGPSLTGASPFGQSSANPGSRSMTPQQLYLRSQGGFGDAPPGITSQSNAFQNQGQSQGQGHNRQSSRFSFANDNASSSTNVKVAANPRIMAQQSSMMPNTFPSQSSNQFYGASMPGPPPGLKSTGTPPSMFGQFGGQGFGAPKDNSSELLQSLIGRGRAGNNQSHDAGKREFMIPSYSNQYPPSSTSTPAPSSGLLPPLYGNTPGGYQDMGSKQKKKGKKHRHANTSSSGGSGLVDLADPSILQARMQHQSQGSAGVGQGLFGGQSQDDELPSLDEATNSVDALVSDDPILPPIGLEGRTSVPPGLSLPPGLPGNISRPPSAQGHAKLTNIVPALPRMPPPGLSQGSLTPDQSPAKLKPATPVSEAKKNIKSLAAESGLSREITTQSQPKLTKASFLQDEDFPALDASKNKSRPATPTPKATPKAKRHAERIVDRMMAKAGANLESTAQETKAEEAKVQETKAQEVKAKETKAQEAKPVSLSQAADKKPIAVNTQVGKNVAVKTSELSATTEKSTTETSAAFPPLPTPSSAAIASPVTRTAPKTLRVIATPKAEAPPPASPALTMASVALSGTSRAVSGSYRPDTPASEMISDNASVVSASVTHSRASSPPPSRIGSAAVRTTTKSQQRKQRKDVLKQETKLIAEAPIAEAEVHAPIMGRKKKQKKEKPVKAAQPDASTTPETPADEPSQPPSQQEPVKESEREPEEKPVKSKTSQKKSIKSKGKTKEVETQPSPPPASPKESTPDAQEPPARPQPDPASVFSEIKNTLWASSVDKLQLFKPIANGSSRTDYSAAKNNANKAEHCKDCSCKCGEIQDEDLAALRAGKPVRKQFHVDGSRMLITPNGDCIRGLTPEEEDAFLELQAAIANTAENPGSFIAPRHQPGSGAFSLIKGRAVPNGRPNIFPATAQLQSQDPIGKLQREDALSYINQYVLPRLNLGATNMGFPKGASPTKDAAAASLNSLAPYFYGPDAAAGVGIYSPPDGARAMQDFSSAGMSSEERGKNFGMGVGGMPLMSVEDAEGALAAARRETEKLEKGLNQVIKRNRRLVLGGNN from the exons ATGGCGCCACAAGATTCATTCAtagaagatgaggaggatacCTG CCCTCTCTGCATCGAAGAGTTTGATCTTTCGGATAGGAATTTcagaccttgtccttgtggATACCAG GTGTGCCAGTTTtgcttcaacaacatcaagaataATATGAACGGCCTTTGCCCTGCTTGCCGACGACCTTACGACGAAAAAACCATACAGTGGAAAGTTGTTACGCAAGAAGA AGTCGCCGAGTTTCGGGCCAATATTCAAAAGAACCAAAAGAAGCGAGCTCTAGATCAACGACAAAAAGAACTACAGAAACGCGAAGCCGAAAAGGAGAACCGTAAGAATCTGATCGGCGTTCGTGTTGTCCAAAAGAACTTGGTCTATATCACGGGTCTTGCACCGACAGTTCGAGAGGAtgaacttctcaagacgCTACGAAAGCCCGAGTTCTTCGGCCAGTACGGAAACATCCAAAAGATATCCATTAGTAACCGAAAGAGCTCTGATGGCCAACATCAGTCGCTTGGCATTTACGTGACCTTCGAACGTCCGGAAGAAGCGACGCGGTGCATCCAAGCTGTGCACGGATCCCACAACGGTGATCGAGTCCTGAAGGCGCAGCACGGCACGACGAAATACTGTTCAGCTTGGTTAAAGAATGAAAAATGCGGCAATCCTGGTTGCATGTTCTTGCATGAACaaggcgatgaggaggacaGTTACTCACGACAAGATTTGTCCTCTATGAACAGTATAGGGTCTCAACGGCCTCTCCCCGGAGGCAGTTCGCGGTCGGCTTCCCGACAACAGATATCTCATCCTACGCCGCCCCCCGTTGTATCCCATCCGATGACGCGCTCCATTAGTAAAGAGGGTTCTGAGAACGGTACCGATGGATCAGCTCTACCTTCCTCAGCCAACTGGGCCCGTAATCCACAGCGAAGTCGCAGAGGCAGTCTTGCTACTAGTGGTGCTGCTTCCAGCCCTGCTATTTCAACAGCCCAGCCTGTCACCGCAGAGCCTgtaccagaagaagcagtcgaggaggaagacgaggatgagttggaggaagaggaaccTCAGCAATCGGAGCTAGTTGCTGGACCGTCATCATCTAGGACCCGGGAGCCTGAATCACCCgcacaagctcaagagtcACCTGATACATGGCTTAAGGAGATTTACAAGACCTTGCAAAGTTGTCCCATGCCTATCTTTCCTGACTTTGACGAAGACCAATACCCACCTATGTTCGATCCTCGTGGTGGTGAGAAGCGCCGGGCTATgcgagaagaggaggattcaCGTTTGACCGGAGAACAGGAAGAGCAACCCGAGGTTCATGAGCCATCAGAAGGAGAACCTGAGACCGGTGGCAGCCTTGCTCTTGGAGGAGAGCCTGAGGACCGTGACACTTCTAGTGACAACCGAGGTTTTGATCGCCGACCTAGTACTCAGCCTCCTATTCAGCGACTTTCTACTGACGGCCTCTTTGGACCTTCTCTCACCGGCGCTTCACCCTTTGGCCAGAGCTCGGCGAACCCTGGTTCGCGGTCTATGACGCCGCAGCAGCTGTATCTTCGATCTCAGGGCGGATTTGGCGATGCCCCCCCTGGTATAACCAGCCAAAGCAATGCTTTCCAGAATCAGGGTCaaagccaaggtcaaggccacaACCGTCAGTCCTCTCGATTCAGCTTCGCCAACGACAACGCGAGCTCTTCTACCAACGTTAAGGTCGCAGCCAACCCGCGTATCATGGCCCAGCAATCCTCTATGATGCCCAACACGTTTCCGTCGCAGAGCAGCAATCAGTTTTACGGTGCCTCCATGCCCGGGCCTCCTCCTGGTCTTAAGTCAACCGGCACTCCCCCTAGCATGTTCGGTCAGTTTGGTGGACAGGGCTTTGGCGCCCCCAAGGACAATTCGagtgagcttcttcagagtTTAATCGGCCGCGGTCGGGCTGGTAACAACCAGTCCCACGACGCGGGAAAGCGTGAGTTTATGATTCCTTCTTATTCAAACCAGTACCCACCATCCTCTACCTCCACCCCAGCTCCTTCTTCCGGGCTCCTGCCGCCTCTCTATGGTAATACACCTGGAGGGTACCAAGACATGGGCTctaagcagaagaagaagggaaagaagcaCAGACATGCTAACACTTCCTCCTCCGGGGGGAGTGGCTTAGTAGATCTTGCAGACCCGAGTATCTTGCAGGCGCGAATGCAGCACCAGTCTCAAGGCAGCGCCGGAGTCGGACAGGGCTTGTTTGGCGGTCAGAGTCAAG atgatgagctcCCATCCCTGGACGAGGCTACGAATTCTGTCGACGCTCTAGTTTCTGACGACCCTATACTGCCGCCAATTGGTTTGGAAGGTCGCACATCTGTGCCCCCGGGCTTGTCGTTACCCCCAGGACTACCAGGCAACATATCGAGACCTCCATCTGCTCAAGGTCATGCAAAACTCACCAATATTGTGCCAGCGTTGCCTAGAATGCCACCCCCTGGACTCTCACAAGGTTCTTTAACGCCTGACCAGTCGCCTGCAAAGCTAAAGCCAGCGACACCTGTCtcggaagcaaagaagaacatcaagtCTCTGGCGGCCGAAAGCGGACTCTCGCGGGAAATCACGACACAATCGCAACCGAAGCTTACAAAGGCAAGTTTCTTACAGGATGAGGACTTTCCGGCTTTGGATGCATCGAAGAACAAGAGTCGACCCGCAACGCCCACACCCAAGGCTACACCAAAGGCCAAACGCCATGCTGAGAGGATTGTGGACAGAATGATGGCCAAGGCTGGAGCCAACCTAGAGAGCACGGCTCAGGAAACCAAAGCggaggaggccaaggttCAAGAGaccaaagctcaagaagtCAAGGCTAAGGAGACCAAGGCCCAGGAAGCGAAACCTGTATCATTGTCCCAGGCAGCAGACAAGAAGCCCATTGCTGTCAACACTCAGGTTGGAAAGAATGTGGCTGTGAAGACCAGTGAACTATCTGCGACAACTGAGAAGTCAACAACAGAGacctcagcagcctttccTCCCTTGCCTACACCCTCGTCTGCCGCAATTGCATCCCCTGTCACACGCACAGCACCAAAGACATTGCGCGTCATTGCAACTCCCAAGGCTGAGGCAcctcctcctgcttctcctgcCTTGACCATGGCATCGGTTGCGTTGTCAGGCACTTCTAGGGCTGTTTCCGGTAGTTACAGGCCAGATACACCTGCCAGCGAGATGATTAGTGACAACGCCTCGGTGGTGTCTGCCTCTGTGACCCATTCTCGGGCAAGCTCGCCACCCCCCAGCAGGATTGGGTCTGCTGCGGTAAGAACCACAACCAAGAGTCAACAGCGAAAGCAACGAAAAGATGTTTTGAAGCAAGAAACAAAGTTGATCGCTGAGGCTCCCATTGCAGAGGCAGAGGTACATGCTCCTATCATGGGacggaagaagaaacagaagaaggaaaagccTGTTAAGGCGGCCCAGCCTGATGCTTCTACTACCCCCGAGACTCCCGCAGACGAGCCATCCCAGCCACCGTCTCAACAAGAGCCTGTCAAGGAGTCCGAAAGAGAGCCAGAAGAGAAGCCTGTCAAGAGCAAGACTTCTCAAAAGAAGTCAATCAAATCCAAGGGCAAAACAAAGGAGGTTGAgactcaaccttctcctcctccagcgtCTCCTAAGGAGTCTACCCCTGATGCCCAAGAGCCACCTGCAAGACCACAGCCTGATCCAGCGTCGGTTTTTTCCGAGATTAAGAACACCCTCTGGGCTTCAAGTGTCGATAAACTCCAGCTGTTTAAGCCCATCGCCAACGGCTCATCTCGCACCGATTACAGTGCTGCTAAGAACAACGCCAATAAGGCTGAGCATTGCAAAGACTGCTCTTGCAAATGTGGAGAAATTCAAGATGAGGATCTTGCAGCGCTGCGCGCAGGAAAGCCTGTCCGAAAGCAATTCCACGTCGATGGCAGCCGCATGCTCATTACCCCCAATGGTGACTGCATACGTGGCCTGACccctgaggaagaggacgccTTTCTAGAACTTCAAGCTGCCATTGCCAACACGGCAGAGAACCCCGGATCGTTCATTGCCCCTAGACATCAGCCTGGCAGTGGAGCATTCTCTCTCATCAAGGGCCGGGCTGTTCCCAATGGACGTCCCAACATCTTCCCCGCCACTGCCCAGCTCCAGTCTCAAGACCCCATCGGAAAGCTTCAGCGAGAGGACGCGCTTAGCTACATCAACCAATACGTTCTCCCTCGCCTCAACCTAGGTGCTACGAACATGGGATTTCCCAAGGGAGCATCCCCTACTaaggatgctgctgctgcgagtCTCAACTCTCTCGCACCCTACTTCTATGGCCCCGATGCCGCTGCCGGTGTGGGTATTTACAGCCCCCCTGATGGAGCACGGGCGATGCAGGACTTCAGCTCAGCCGGAATGTCGAGTGAAGAGCGTGGAAAGAACTTCGGCATGGGTGTCGGTGGTATGCCC
- a CDS encoding probable nucleolar rRNA processing protein GAR1, producing MAAPRAYNNPGPGYLQNGAGGLPPTGAAPLLPNQGRVLQTGPLRVLCIADVRGNLRSLNDLAKQARADHIIHTGDFGFYDDTSLERIAEKTLKHVAQYSPLISEPVKKAIQQGGPGPVKSRFPPNELPLSELPLLISGEVKLDVPVYTVWGACEDVRVLEKFRTGEYKVPNLHIIDEARSMLLEVGGVKLRLLGLGGAVVMHKLFDNGEGRTTIAGGQGTMWTTLLQMGELVDTAHRVYDPTETRIFITHASPAREGILNQLSVTLKADFSISAGLHFRYGSSYNEFSVNPTLDHYRGKLAASKASFNDVWETVKSEVEPAIQQNEAQQNLLKNALQIVEKMPTTAAGGNPFGGPAAGQASLGQVDESAFKNMWNFNLADAAFGYLVLEIQDGRIGTEMRAQGFNFSHRGAKQQPGLPPTTAGSAGIPSPAPPSTQSSVPPPTSRQPSTVQAAKPAVATPLPGPPKPATPQPAPSSNSPAPAPPSKDTEKATAPASAPANGSAHPERVSSPAPKTPASDIIGLFIMNVNTEDQCRDLFSEEDKNKILKVDKWGNSNKVVQFKTAEDRDAALARLPEDVKTRTQEDRSKPLVKIFQHREGKTYANRGGAGNWGASGRGGATNTSGYRSAGGASDSESNRRGGRGGRGRGGDRGRGGRGRGGLKGETGTSSPAAAPATPAAD from the exons ATGGCTGCT CCGCGAGCATACAATAACCCGGGTCCAGGCTACCTTCAGAACGGTGCTGGTGGTCTTCCTCCCACTGGTGCTGCACCACTTTTGCCCAACCAGGGCCGTGTCCTTCAAACCGGTCCCCTAAGAGTTCTGTGTATTGCCGATGTTCGAG GAAACCTGAGATCACTCAATGATCTTGCGAAACAAGCTCGAGCCGACCATATCATCCACACTGGTGATTTTGGTTTCTACGACGACACTTCCCTGGAACGAATCGCCGAGAAGACGCTTAAGCATGTTGCGCAGTATTCGCCCTTGATTTCCGAGCCTGTAAAGAAGGCTATTCAGCAAGGAGGACCAGGCCCCGTAAAGTCCCGATTTCCGCCAAATGAGCTTCCTCTCTCGGAGCTGCCTCTCCTTATCAGCGGTGAGGTTAAGCTTGATGTTCCCGTCTATACCGTCTGGGGTGCTTGTGAAGATGTCCGAGTACTAGAGAAGTTCCGAACCGGCGAGTACAAGGTCCCAAACCTGCACATCATCGACGAGGCTCGATCAATGCTACTGGAGGTTGGCGGTGTCAAGTTGCGGCtacttggtcttggtggtgctgTTGTCATGCATAAGCTTTTTGATAATGGCGAAGGCCGTACCACCATTGCTGGTGGTCAAGGCACTATGTGGACAACTCTCCTGCAAATGGGTGAGCTTGTCGACACTGCGCACCGAGTTTACGATCCTACCGAAACCcgcatcttcatcacacaTGCGTCTCCTGCTCGTGAGGGTATCTTGAACCAGCTCTCAGTAACTCTCAAGGCCGACTTCTCTATCTCTGCCGGACTCCACTTCCGATATGGTAGCTCTTACAATGAGTTCAGCGTCAACCCTACTCTCGACCATTACCGTGGCAAGCTTGCTGCCTCCAAGGCTTCTTTCAACGACGTCTGGGAGACTGTCAAGAGTGAAGTGGAGCCTGCTATCCAACAGAATGAGGCCCAACAGAACCTTCTGAAGAATGCTCTGCAAATCGTCGAGAAGATGCCAaccactgctgctggtggcAACCCCTTCGGCGGCCCGGCTGCTGGCCAGGCTTCCCTCGGACAAGTCGACGAGAGTGCCTTCAAGAATATGTGGAACTTTAACCTTGCTGATGCGGCCTTTGGCTACCTGGTTCTCGAGATTCAGGATGGCCGTATTGGTACTGAGATGCGTGCTCAAGGCTTCAACTTCTCTCACCGTGGCGCCAAGCAGCAACCCGGACTTCCTCCCACCACAGCTGGTTCAGCTGGTATTCCTTCACCTGCCCCTCCCTCGACCCAGTCCAGTGTGCCCCCTCCTACCAGCCGACAGCCCTCAACAGTCCAGGCTGCTAAGCCTGCTGTCGCAACTCCTCTGCCCGGCCCACCCAAGCCAGCGACTCCCCAACCTGCCCCAAGCTCGAACAGTCCTGCTCCCGCCCCGCCCAGCAAAGACACCGAGAAGGCCACAGCTCCGGCTTCCGCCCCAGCCAACGGTTCAGCGCACCCTGAGCGTGTTTCTTCTCCCGCTCCCAAGACACCTGCCTCGGACATCATCGGTCTTTTCATTATGAATGTCAACACCGAGGATCAGTGCCGAGATCTGTTCAGcgaggaggacaagaacaagattcTCAAGGTTGACAAGTGGGGTAATTCAAACAAGGTTGTTCAGTTTAAGACAGCAGAGGACCGTGATGCTGCTTTGGCCAGACTTCCTGAGGATGTCAAGACTAGAACCCAGGAGGATCGATCCAAGCCTCTGGTCAAGATCTTCCAACATCGTGAGGGCAAGACATATGCCAACCGAGGTGGTGCTGGTAACTGGGGTGCCAGCGGACGCGGCGGTGCCACTAACACCAGTGGATATCGCAGCGCTGGAGGAGCCAGTGATTCCGAATCTAATCGACGCGGTGGACGAGGTGGTCGCGGTCGTGGTGGAGATCGTGGACGGGGTGGACGTGGTCGAGGAGGCCTCAAGGGCGAGACAGGCACCTCTTCACCTGCCGCCGCTCCCGCCACACCCGCCGCCGATTAA
- a CDS encoding probable NADH-ubiquinone oxidoreductase 30.4 kDa subunit, mitochondrial precursor produces the protein MATSISRSRALASALRPAKPSVQLRNDQAIRCLSSTARQYVAMPKESPNLRKAPRDHPSVLKAPIVNPADKYQSKSDNMHRYGAWLMGTLPKYIQQFSVWKDELTIYISPSGVYPVFSFLKYNTAAEFTQISTITAADYPTRENRFEIVYNLLSVRHNSRIRVKTYADEASPVPSVTGLFDGANWYEREVYDLFGVFFAGHPDLRRIMTDYGFEGHPLRKDFPLTGYTEIRYDEEKKRIVTEPLELTQAFRNFEGGSSAWEPVGAGQDRTPESFKLPTPKPEEKKEEPKK, from the exons ATGGCGACAAGCATTTCTCGAAGCAGGGCGTTGGCCTCAGCTCTACGACCCGCGAAGCCCTCCGTCCAGCTCCGTAACGACCAAGCAATCCGTTGCTTGTCCAGCACTGCCCGTCAATATGTCGCAATGCCGAAGGAGTCTCCCAACCTGCGAAAGGCCCCCCGAGATCACCCCAGCGTCCTGAAGGCCCCGATCGTCAACCCTGCCGACAAATATCAGAGCAAGTCCGACAACATGCACCGTTATGGTGCCTGGTTGATGGGTACTCTGCCCAAGTACATCCAGCAGTTCTCTGTCTGGAAGGACGAACTTACTATCTATATCTCCCCCTCGGGTGTCTACCctgtcttcagcttcttgaaat ACAACACTGCCGCTGAGTTCACCCAGATTAGCACTATCACTGCTGCGGATTACCCCACGCGCGAGAACCGTTTCGAAATCGTCTACAACCTTCTTTCGGTCCGTCACAACTCTCGAATTCGTGTCAAGACCTACGCCGATGAGGCTTCTCCTGTCCCCAGTGTTACCGGACTCTTTGATGGTGCCAACTGGTACGAACGAGAGGTGTACGACCTTTTCGGTGTCTTCTTTGCCGGTCACCCCGATCTCCGACGAATCATGACCGATTATGGTTTCGAGGGTCACCCTCTGCGAAAGGACTTCCCCTTGACTGGTTACACTGAGATCAGAtacgatgaggagaagaagcgtaTCGTCACCGAGCCTCTGGAGCTCACCCAGGCCTTCCGTAACTTCGAGGGTGGTTCCAGTGCGTGGGAGCCCGTTGGAGCCGGACAGGACCGCACACCCGAGTCTTTCAAGCTGCCAACGCCTAagcctgaggagaagaaggaggagccGAAGAAATAA